A portion of the Corynebacterium ammoniagenes DSM 20306 genome contains these proteins:
- a CDS encoding YbhB/YbcL family Raf kinase inhibitor-like protein has protein sequence MANYNEPRFPGPDPYEPLGNPPSFALASNDFVDGDEIEEKFRAPSNVSPHLEWSNLPEGTKSLAVTLLDPDAPTGAGFWHWAAFNIPADVTELPQGAGSKADLGIDGVISLKHDGGQREYYGPQPPAGHAPHRYLYAVHALDVETLDIDPDASPTVLGFNIYFHTLGRSILWGWYEQK, from the coding sequence ATGGCTAATTACAACGAACCACGTTTTCCCGGTCCAGATCCTTATGAACCACTAGGTAACCCTCCATCATTCGCGCTGGCGTCGAATGACTTCGTTGATGGTGATGAGATTGAAGAGAAGTTTCGCGCTCCTTCCAACGTCTCACCTCACCTGGAATGGTCAAACCTTCCAGAAGGCACGAAGTCTTTAGCAGTCACTCTGCTTGACCCTGATGCGCCCACTGGTGCGGGTTTCTGGCACTGGGCGGCATTTAATATCCCGGCGGATGTCACTGAACTTCCACAGGGCGCTGGCTCGAAGGCTGATCTTGGAATCGATGGGGTCATCTCCTTGAAGCACGACGGCGGGCAGCGTGAATACTATGGCCCTCAGCCACCAGCTGGCCACGCGCCACACCGTTATCTCTACGCGGTACACGCTCTTGACGTGGAGACCCTCGATATCGATCCTGACGCCTCACCAACAGTTTTGGGCTTCAATATCTACTTCCACACCCTTGGTCGCTCCATCTTGTGGGGTTGGTACGAACAAAAGTAA
- a CDS encoding DUF3097 domain-containing protein: MSFSSRDPYAGDILGGHARNKPVVYPVIPAKPGIVVEVFGDDFVGAVKGVDKTVYGDVIRLEDRYGTERVFNLIKGGFLYEGNRVSLERYVAPKQTQRKSNSGSRRVENVEAKVAAPSRIWVEGIHDAAIVERVWGHDLRVEGVVVEYLEGLDNLEDRLREFQPGPGRRVGVLADHLVKGSKETRMTETVGEHVLVTGHPFIDIWAAVKPQAVGIKAWPEVPYGEDWKTGVCQRLGWSDPKEGWRRVYNSVNSFRDLDSTLIGAVERLVDFVTTPELSKYDLL, encoded by the coding sequence ATGAGTTTTTCTTCCCGCGATCCATATGCAGGCGATATCCTCGGCGGCCATGCCCGAAACAAACCCGTTGTCTACCCAGTCATTCCGGCGAAACCTGGGATTGTGGTGGAGGTATTCGGCGATGATTTTGTTGGCGCGGTCAAGGGAGTAGATAAAACCGTCTATGGCGATGTCATCCGCTTGGAAGACCGATATGGCACCGAGCGCGTCTTTAATCTGATCAAAGGCGGCTTTTTGTATGAAGGCAACCGGGTGTCGTTGGAGCGCTATGTCGCACCGAAGCAAACTCAGCGAAAGTCCAATTCTGGCTCACGACGGGTAGAAAACGTCGAAGCAAAGGTAGCTGCACCTTCCCGCATTTGGGTAGAAGGTATTCATGATGCTGCCATCGTCGAACGCGTCTGGGGCCATGACTTAAGGGTTGAGGGCGTAGTCGTCGAGTATCTCGAAGGCTTAGACAATCTGGAAGACCGGCTGAGGGAATTTCAGCCAGGACCCGGCCGCCGCGTTGGTGTCCTTGCTGACCACCTAGTTAAAGGATCCAAAGAAACTCGCATGACTGAAACGGTGGGGGAACACGTCTTGGTTACCGGCCACCCCTTCATCGATATCTGGGCCGCGGTTAAGCCGCAAGCGGTAGGTATTAAAGCCTGGCCCGAAGTTCCGTATGGCGAAGATTGGAAGACCGGGGTGTGCCAGCGCTTGGGCTGGTCTGACCCGAAAGAAGGCTGGCGTCGGGTGTATAACTCCGTTAACAGCTTCCGCGACCTTGACTCAACCTTGATCGGGGCAGTGGAGCGCTTGGTGGACTTCGTTACCACCCCGGAACTATCTAAATACGATTTGCTGTAA
- a CDS encoding TVP38/TMEM64 family protein: protein MSSLASWLQSFAEFLIGLCKDAVASIGQWSWARRIAVVAAIITILVVIFFMDLPDIEQLRAWAHGAGAWFIVVFWIGYVVLTLFPLPRTFWTVAAGVLFGPGLGLAIALTALTVSAIIALLVVRGLLGDWMRPRLKHPAVAGINAHLERRGWLAIASLRLVAGVPFSILNYAAALTAIPVGQFAIATLVGSIPTTVIGVFFGDLLTGEMNFGILVAMIGCAVLGIGGLILDSRLPVAPSSQGNTVD from the coding sequence GTGTCTTCCCTTGCTTCTTGGCTTCAAAGCTTCGCAGAGTTTCTCATTGGCCTCTGCAAAGACGCCGTGGCATCCATTGGCCAATGGAGCTGGGCGCGGCGGATCGCGGTCGTTGCCGCAATTATCACAATCCTGGTCGTCATCTTCTTCATGGACTTGCCGGACATTGAGCAATTGCGCGCTTGGGCACACGGCGCCGGCGCATGGTTCATCGTGGTGTTTTGGATTGGCTATGTAGTCCTTACGCTATTTCCTCTCCCCCGGACCTTCTGGACGGTTGCGGCAGGCGTTCTCTTTGGCCCAGGGCTGGGACTGGCCATCGCGTTGACAGCGTTGACCGTATCCGCCATTATTGCGCTTTTAGTTGTGCGTGGTCTTTTAGGAGATTGGATGCGCCCACGGCTTAAACACCCCGCGGTCGCGGGCATTAACGCACACTTAGAGCGTCGTGGATGGTTGGCTATCGCTTCTTTACGCTTGGTGGCAGGAGTCCCCTTTTCAATACTTAATTACGCCGCTGCCTTGACGGCCATTCCCGTTGGACAGTTCGCAATCGCAACCTTAGTCGGCTCCATCCCCACCACTGTTATTGGCGTATTCTTTGGCGACTTATTAACCGGAGAGATGAACTTCGGCATCCTTGTCGCAATGATCGGTTGCGCAGTGTTGGGAATTGGTGGATTAATCCTCGACTCGCGGCTGCCCGTTGCACCAAGTAGTCAAGGCAACACCGTAGACTAG
- a CDS encoding ferrochelatase: protein MTESSPNPRDYDALLVLSFGGPEKNEEVVPFLENVTRGRGIPRERLVEVGEHYFHFNGKSPLNELNLEIIDHVEKELKSRGIDMPVYFGNRNWHPLAKDTAEQMVEDGIRSALVFATSAWGGYSACRQYNEDIVHVEQHLEEKGLPGIDMLKLRHFFSHPAFIEENAKALTEAIAAVDADKRDNMRILFTAHSVPTAHDEVGGGKDNPHLYSRQVAEASRLVAEAAGIEEYDVVWQSRSGDPRTPWLEPDIVDHTEAIHAEDGVKAVVVCPIGFISDHMEVIWDLDTELVEAATELGVQVSRAYTVGPEDSFAAMIVDLVEEHTAGRTPEILGDVTVQGNTKNGNPCAAGCCDIWSLKKAKSSV, encoded by the coding sequence ATGACCGAATCATCCCCAAACCCCCGTGATTATGATGCCCTCCTCGTTCTTTCTTTCGGTGGCCCGGAAAAGAATGAGGAGGTCGTTCCATTCCTTGAGAACGTCACCCGTGGACGTGGCATCCCGCGCGAACGACTCGTTGAAGTAGGAGAGCACTATTTCCACTTCAACGGCAAAAGCCCCCTCAATGAACTAAACCTCGAGATCATCGACCATGTCGAAAAAGAGCTGAAGTCTCGTGGCATCGACATGCCCGTCTACTTCGGCAACCGCAACTGGCACCCGCTGGCAAAAGATACCGCTGAGCAAATGGTCGAGGACGGAATTCGTTCCGCTTTAGTATTTGCGACCTCCGCTTGGGGCGGATACTCCGCGTGCCGTCAATACAACGAGGACATTGTGCATGTTGAGCAGCACCTCGAAGAAAAAGGTCTGCCTGGCATCGACATGCTCAAGTTGCGCCACTTTTTCTCCCATCCAGCGTTCATCGAAGAAAACGCCAAAGCTTTGACTGAGGCTATCGCTGCTGTCGATGCCGATAAGCGCGATAATATGCGCATCTTGTTTACCGCTCACTCTGTACCTACCGCACACGATGAAGTTGGCGGCGGCAAAGATAATCCACACCTTTACTCCCGTCAGGTGGCAGAAGCCTCCCGACTCGTTGCCGAGGCCGCAGGGATCGAGGAATACGACGTTGTGTGGCAATCTCGCTCCGGAGACCCACGCACTCCGTGGCTCGAGCCCGATATTGTTGACCACACCGAAGCAATTCACGCTGAAGACGGTGTGAAAGCAGTCGTTGTGTGCCCCATTGGTTTTATTTCTGACCACATGGAAGTTATTTGGGACCTTGATACCGAACTTGTTGAGGCAGCGACAGAACTAGGCGTCCAGGTATCTCGCGCTTATACCGTTGGGCCAGAAGATTCCTTTGCCGCTATGATTGTCGACCTCGTGGAAGAACACACAGCTGGTCGCACCCCGGAAATTCTGGGTGATGTCACGGTTCAAGGCAATACGAAAAACGGTAACCCCTGCGCTGCTGGATGCTGTGACATCTGGTCACTGAAGAAAGCGAAGTCTTCCGTCTAA